From a single Brassica oleracea var. oleracea cultivar TO1000 chromosome C5, BOL, whole genome shotgun sequence genomic region:
- the LOC106343859 gene encoding uncharacterized protein LOC106343859 — MASPSAVSEDRKSDDIEIVSVGALYSGSWDKKYWSSSRGKDRFPYPVGYKAVRAHNGSTYYMEIEEGAKGPLFLIRHLDESWTGQTPDIACGKFQKTGLSNLKVWHGKRFTCKMNGVEFFGFKNPLVQKLLRELVNNSHGMVESNSRNSVSQIRVDDERPAKCENPDLLCYLDMPVARKKRSRKAEIGHQNSVVKEGHKKTRFQDSCSGGEILNSATVSICSTKEEVEIVGLQGALPEQLHSCHATNENSSPPIENPPEVKVVVPIQETNQLPDSCTTKPLSNISEELHGLQAKENKPNDDTFLNGSQDMTSSNLCAPDTLEFVQDNPISSALATDDNTSCEQKEELTLADIVVNEGHSAGPYTEDLTDQEIAKSMISFLLPRAIPLLKKASVKKPPKTDVSETLSARLNHSDNSKTSQLDDASGTVVSLSIRTCTGDDENRQVVALDSVQDFTSDVPIAPDSFDESHLDDPGSGHILSSSSKEAYPADLSKNPLDEEDVVTVIPSPLVSALDTVEIIKPSSHDVPFAPDSFDESHLDVFGSGHIISSSKKAYPADLPKKPIDEEQFVTENASLSVPALDTAEIIKPSSHDVSTILEENNLGGCVKKSMLVPQCTSPTNKIITKESEELRAGQTEHHSENKEAKSTSCSTEGNGLVVGTTPTEVSSARKETHKVYSRKRVSTNQLRGNKNSSSESKNRCRNTGDGDSISKMSPIKTQRILEPQRTMSTNSVSDRTNPQWDVSSHVTEHYQGPELMKVNNNQFTSVFCNEANVIPQDIRPARGFGNASTSPPSFPASKVENVQGHIVEALGIQVSEPPSTKSQYKEHTSEKSISSVPEISASSSLKVNRDIKINNEMEKTVELLGCYFHPMPVSSVSLQSVGNEIYIWVLSFATEDRVRTLFMYKISAKAPTKGFPSVVGHTPIILPSEDGKSGGNVNSKTLERSYFYVTPDGEHLIFTGNIKTSYCRKREIDCSCLTCTSASFEENAVRIVEVKTGYVSLVTKLQAVDSVQCVVVCDPDYLVAVVKGGNLIVWAMNSSWRGPTEEFVIANPCTPSCIVELKKIPKCPHLIIGHNGIGEFTVWDISTRSLVSRFVSPSNMIFEFIPTSLFAWHPLHSHSTMEDHIDMILAATKLWFSKGINNKTLVPAEVKDTAIWLLVSTDPDPDVKCDTVERPGRCWRLALLVRNQVILGSPMDPRADVAGTVSGHGVTGTVDGVVYMWDMSTGLKLGSLHDFKGQGVSCISSDDWGNICVASEDGQLLVYCHPTKETQSQGV, encoded by the exons ATGGCGAGCCCAAGCGCTGTGTCTGAAGATAGAAAATCGGATGACATCGAAATCGTCTCCGTCGGAGCTCTCTATAGCGGCTCCTGGGATAAGAAGTACTGGAGTTCATCTAGG GGAAAAGATCGTTTCCCTTATCCTGTGGGCTATAAAGCTGTTCGAGCTCACAATGGGAGCACATATTATATGGAGATTGAAGAAGGTGCTAAAGGACCTTTGTTTCTG ATTCGACATCTGGATGAGTCATGGACTGGTCAGACACCAGATATTGCATGCGGAAAGTTCCAGAAGACGGGCCTTTCCAACTTAAAAGTATGGCATGGGAAACGATTTACTTGTAAGATGAACGGCGTGGAG TTTTTTGGCTTTAAAAACCCGTTGGTTCAGAAATTGCTCCGTGAACTTGTGAACAACTCCCACGGGATGGTAGAATCTAACTCCAGAAATAGCGTTTCTCAAATCCGGGTCGATGATGAAAGGCCAGCCAAGTGTGAAAATCCAGATTTATTATGTTATCTGGACATGCCAGTGGCTAGAAAGAAAAGAAGTAGAAAAGCTGAAATAGGCCACCAGAATTCAGTAGTTAAAGAAGGCCATAAAAAAACAAGATTCCAAGACTCATGTTCTGGTGGAGAGATTTTAAATTCAGCAACAGTGTCAATCTGTTCAACAAAAGAAGAAGTGGAGATCGTTGGCCTTCAAGGAGCACTACCAGAGCAGTTGCATTCTTGTCATGCTACTAACGAAAATTCATCTCCCCCAATAGAAAACCCTCCCGAAGTGAAAGTAGTCGTCCCTATCCAAGAAACAAACCAGCTTCCTGACAGCTGTACAACAAAGCCATTATCCAACATTTCTGAAGAG CTTCATGGATTGCAAGCAAAGGAAAACAAACCCAACGATGATACTTTTCTAAACGGGAGCCAAGATATGACCAGTTCCAATCTTTGTGCACCCGATACCTTGGAGTTCGTCCAAG ATAACCCCATAAGTTCTGCTCTAGCAACAGATGATAATACAAGTTGCGAGCAGAAAGAAGAATTGACCCTTGCTGACATAGTAGTTAATGAAGGGCATTCAGCTGGACCATATACCGAAGATTTAACTGATCAGGAAATTGCCAAATCAATGATCTCATTTCTACTTCCTCGAGCAATTCCACTGCTTAAGAAGGCCTCAGTCAAGAAGCCCCCAAAAACTGATGTGTCAGAAACATTGTCTGCTAGATTAAATCATTCAGACAACTCCAAAACGAGCCAACTTGATGATGCGTCAGGAACTG TTGTCTCCCTGTCGATAAGAACATGCACTGGAGATGATGAGAACAGGCAAGTCGTTGCTCTAGATTCTGTTCAGGATTTTACAAGTGATGTGCCCATTGCTCCTGACAGTTTTGATGAGTCTCACTTGGATGATCCTGGGAGTGGGCATATCCTATCATCATCTTCCAAGGAAGCCTATCCAGCAGATCTTTCCAAAAATCCCTTAGACGAGGAAGATGTTGTAACAGTAATCCCAAGTCCATTGGTTTCTGCTTTGGATACAGTTGAGATCATAAAGCCGTCTTCACATGATGTGCCCTTTGCTCCTGACAGTTTTGATGAGTCTCACTTGGATGTTTTTGGGAGTGGTCATATCATCTCATCTTCCAAGAAAGCCTATCCAGCAGATCTTCCCAAGAAGCCCATAGACGAGGAACAGTTTGTAACAGAAAATGCAAGTCTATCAGTTCCTGCTTTAGATACAGCTGAGATCATAAAGCCGTCGTCACATGATGTTAGTACTATTTTGGAAGAAAATAATCTAGGCGGATGTGTCAAGAAGTCTATGTTAGTACCACAATGCACCAGTCCGACTAACAAGATAATTACCAAAGAATCTGAGGAACTCCGTGCAGGGCAAACAGAGCACCACTCTGAAAACAAGGAAGCAAAGAGTACATCTTGTTCTACTGAAG GTAATGGTCTCGTTGTTGGCACAACCCCTACTGAAGTTAGTTCTGCTAGAAAAGAAACACATAAGGTGTATAGCAGGAAAAGAGTCTCGACCAATCAGCTGCGAGGAAACAAGAACTCATCCTCAGAAAGTAAAAACAGATGCAGAAATACTGGAGATGGTGATTCAATAAGCAAGATGTCTCCTATTAAAACCCAACGTATCTTGGAGCCTCAGCGGACCATGTCTACCAACTCTGTATCAGATAGAACAAATCCCCAATGGGATGTAAGCAGTCATGTAACCGAACATTACCAGGGTCCTGAGCTGATGAAGGTGAATAACAATCAATTCACCAGTGTATTTTGCAATGAGGCGAATGTGATACCACAAGATATAAGGCCAGCTCGAGGCTTTGGAAATGCAAGTACATCACCACCATCATTTCCAGCGTCAAAAGTTGAAAATGTTCAAGGCCATATTGTTGAGGCACTGGGCATCCAAGTCTCTGAACCACCTTCTACCAAGTCTCAGTATAAGGAACATACCAGCGAGAAAAGCATCTCCAGTGTGCCGGAAATTTCAGCTAGTTCGAGTTTAAAGGTCAACAGAGATATAAAGATCAACAATGAGATGGAAAAAACTGTTGAGCTGCTTGGCTGCTACTTTCATCCCATGCCTGTTTCATCAGTTTCTCTTCAGTCTGTTGGTAATGAAATCTATATATGGGTGTTGAGCTTTGCTACAGAAGATAGAGTTAGAACCCTATTTATGTACAAGATATCAGCTAAAGCACCAACCAAAGGATTCCCCTCTGTCGTTGGTCACACACCTATCATACTCCCCAGTGAGGATGGCAAATCTGGTGGAAATGTAAATTCT AAAACACTCGAGAGGTCTTATTTTTACGTCACTCCAGACGGGGAGCATCTTATTTTTACTGGCAATATCAAAACATCATATTGCAG GAAGAGGGAAATTGATTGCTCATGTTTGACTTGTACATCAGCCTCCTTTGAAGAGAATGCAGTGAGAATTGTCGAGGTGAAAACTGGTTACGTTTCTCTTGTGACAAAACTTCAAGCAGTTGACAGTGTGCAGTGCGTGGTGGTGTGCGATCCTGACTATCTCGTTGCAGTTGTTAAAGGTGGAAACCTTATTGTCTGGGCCATGAACTCCAGTTGGAG AGGTCCTACCGAAGAATTCGTTATTGCAAATCCTTGCACACCTTCATGCATAGTGGAATTGAAGAAGATCCCAAAATGTCCTCATCTCATTATTGGGCACAATGGTATTGGAGAATTTACAGTATG GGATATTTCAACTCGAAGCCTAGTATCAAGATTTGTATCTCCCAGCAATATGATCTTTGAGTTCATTCCAACCAGCTTATTTGCGTGGCACCCTCTACATAGTCATTCTACAATGGAGGATCATATCGACATGATTTTAGCTGCAACAAAACTGTGGTTCTCAAAAGGGATCAACAACAAAACATTGGTTCCAGCTGAAGTCAAAGACACTGCCATCTGGCTTTTAGTCTCTACCGATCCTGACCCAGACGTTAAATGTGACACTGTAGAAAGACCAGGAAGATGTTGGAGACTGGCTCTGCTTGTGAGAAATCAAGTCATACTGGGTAGTCCAATGGATCCGAG GGCTGATGTAGCGGGCACAGTATCTGGTCATGGAGTAACAGGCACAGTCGACGGAGTTGTGTATATGTGGGACATGTCGACAGGCTTAAAACTCGGCTCCCTCCATGATTTCAAAG GTCAAGGGGTTTCATGCATAAGCTCAGATGATTGGGGGAATATATGTGTAGCAAGTGAGGATGGCCAGCTTCTGGTTTATTGCCATCCCACCAAGGAAACTCAAAGTCAAGGAGTGTAG
- the LOC106293771 gene encoding NADP-dependent alkenal double bond reductase P1, whose amino-acid sequence MANTEPATVTNKQIIFSGYVSGFPKESDLKVTTTTIYLRIPERSTSVLVKNLYLSCDPYMRISMGKPEPLSSSLVPPFNTGEPIIGLGVSKVIDSGHPDYKKGDLLWGVVGWEEYSVITLFPYSHFKIHHTDVPLSYYTGLLGMPGMTAYAGFYEICSPKRGETVFVSAASGAVGQLVGQFAKLVGCYVVGSAGSKEKVDLLKTKFGFDDAFNYKEENDLNIALKRYFPEGIDIYFENVGGKMLDAVLINMKLNGRIAVCGMISQYNLVDPEGVHNLTTILYKRIKVQGFAVSDFYDKYSKFLDFVLPYIRQGKITYVEDITEGLESGPSALLGIFHGKNVGKQLFVVARE is encoded by the exons ATGGCAAACACAGAGCCAGCGACGGTTACCAACAAGCAAATCATATTCTCAGGTTATGTGAGTGGATTCCCGAAGGAATCCGATCTAAAAGTCACCACAACCACCATCTATCTAAGGATTCCAGAGAGATCCACATCAGTTCTGGTGAAGAATCTTTACTTGTCTTGCGATCCTTACATGCGCATTAGCATGGGAAAGCCTGAGCCGTTGAGTTCTTCGCTCGTCCCACCGTTCAATACCGGCGAG CCAATCATTGGCCTTGGAGTATCTAAAGTGATAGATTCAGGACATCCAGATTACAAAAAAGGAGACTTACTCTGGGGAGTAGTTGGATGGGAGGAGTACAGTGTTATTACTCTATTTCCTTACTCACATTTTAAGATCCATCACACAGATGTTCCATTATCTTACTACACTGGACTTCTTG GCATGCCTGGTATGACTGCTTATGCTGGATTTTACGAAATTTGTTCACCTAAGAGAGGAGAGACTGTCTTCGTATCAGCTGCATCCGGTGCAGTTGGCCAGCTTGTTGGACAATTTGCAAAGCTGGTGGGTTGTTATGTTGTTGGAAGTGCCGGTAGTAAAGAAAAG GTTGATCTTCTCAAGACAAAGTTTGGATTCGACGACGCTTTCAATTACAAGGAGGAGAATGACCTTAACATAGCCCTAAAGAG GTATTTTCCGGAAGGGATCGACATATATTTCGAGAACGTGGGAGGTAAAATGTTGGATGCAGTGCTGATAAACATGAAGTTGAATGGTCGTATCGCAGTTTGTGGAATGATCTCACAGTATAATTTAGTGGATCCAGAAGGTGTACACAATCTAACCACGATCCTTTACAAGAGGATAAAGGTTCAAGGCTTTGCTGTCTCTGATTTCTACGACAAATACTCGAAGTTTTTGGATTTTGTGCTTCCTTACATAAGACAAGGGAAGATAACGTACGTCGAGGACATAACTGAAGGACTCGAGAGTGGACCTTCTGCTCTGTTAGGAATCTTCCACGGTAAGAACGTTGGTAAACAACTCTTTGTGGTTGCTCGTGAGTGA